A genomic segment from Glycine soja cultivar W05 chromosome 18, ASM419377v2, whole genome shotgun sequence encodes:
- the LOC114396428 gene encoding trihelix transcription factor ASIL2-like, with translation MASPSSPTDSNPPSAVPLPLPAPPATSSRRLPPPCWTPEETAALIDAYRDKWYSLGRTNLKATHWQEVADAVTAQCPNASPTAKTAVQCRHKMEKLRKRYRTEIQRLRNLPFPRLNNANTNSPSSWVHFKSMDSMEKGPNHKPHSDINNNLNFHDDDDDDYLYEEFKTAPGSNTNTRSLNKLYKNNNGFNSGGSGSGSGFRIRIPAGVPQQQHTASSNKIFNSHLPPGIVPRGGGVKRERERDAVAEMVEAIKVLRDGFVRMEQMKMEMAREIESMRMEMEMKRTEMILDSQQRIVEAFAMAVSQKRSKGKSTPSPSSQP, from the coding sequence ATGGCCTCCCCTTCTTCCCCCACCGACTCCAACCCACCCTCTGCCGTCCCCCTCCCTCTCCCGGCGCCTCCCGCCACCTCCTCCCGCCGCCTTCCTCCGCCCTGCTGGACCCCGGAGGAAACCGCCGCCCTCATCGACGCCTACCGCGACAAATGGTACTCCCTCGGCCGCACCAACCTGAAGGCTACCCACTGGCAAGAGGTGGCCGACGCCGTCACCGCGCAGTGCCCCAACGCCTCCCCCACGGCGAAAACCGCCGTGCAGTGCCGCCACAAGATGGAGAAGCTCCGCAAACGCTACCGCACCGAAATCCAACGCCTCCGCAACCTCCCCTTCCCCCGCCTCAACAACGCTAACACCAATTCCCCTTCCTCGTGGGTCCACTTCAAATCCATGGACTCCATGGAAAAAGGCCCCAACCACAAACCCCACTCCGACATCAACAACAACCTCAATTTCCACGATGACGACGACGACGACTATCTGTACGAGGAATTCAAAACCGCCCCCGGATCCAACACCAACACGAGAAGCCTCAACAAGCTCTACAAGAACAACAACGGATTCAATTCGGGTGGCTCGGGCTCCGGATCCGGGTTTCGGATTCGGATCCCGGCCGGCGTGCCACAACAACAACATACGGCGTCGTCTAATAAGATTTTCAACAGCCATCTTCCTCCCGGGATAGTGCCACGTGGCGGAGGCGTGAAGAGGGAGCGTGAGAGGGACGCGGTGGCGGAGATGGTGGAGGCGATTAAGGTCCTTCGCGACGGGTTCGTGAGGATGGAGCAGATGAAGATGGAGATGGCGAGGGAGATCGAGAGCATGCGGATGGAGATGGAGATGAAGCGCACCGAGATGATCCTGGACTCGCAGCAGAGGATTGTTGAGGCTTTTGCTATGGCCGTTTCGCAGAAGAGGAGCAAGGGCAAGtccacgccctcaccttcatcGCAACCGTAG